One window of Anaerolineales bacterium genomic DNA carries:
- a CDS encoding UDP-N-acetylmuramoyl-L-alanyl-D-glutamate--2,6-diaminopimelate ligase, which yields MTKHDKTPLSHLFIDFPLDKPADVPDALVEGIAINSRAIEPGYLFVAMKGGTADGHDYIQDAIARGASAVIGERDLGGLSIPYLRLDDTRRALTWLAAAFHGFPARKLTVIGVTGTDGKTTTSNLLYKVMVAAGLKTGMISTVNAVIGDEMLDTGFHVTTPDAHDVQAYLARMVDAGLTHVVLETTSHGWAQYRVDACEFDIGVVTNITHEHMDQHGGYENYRAAKARLFSSLEWTREKTQGNPRLGVINFDDEKSFGFLNGFIKTKKINYGLGEGADVRAEEIGFNPSGIQFTAAAIDFRVGISSKLVGAYNISNCLAALTAAVYGLGIDPEVAARGIASLEGIPGRMERIDMGQNFTAIVDFAHTPNALKVSLEAGRTMTDKRVIAVFGSAGLRDKEKRRMMAETSAELADMTVLTAEDPRIESLDGILEEMAQGAISKGGVEGKTFWRVPDRGEAIKFALRLAREGDIVLSCGKGHEQSMCFGKTEYLWDDRTAMRAALAEFLGAKGPAMPYLPTQDKMEEEWLKG from the coding sequence ATGACAAAACACGACAAAACTCCCCTTTCCCATTTGTTTATCGATTTTCCACTGGACAAGCCTGCCGACGTTCCGGATGCTCTTGTAGAAGGCATTGCCATCAACAGCCGTGCCATCGAACCCGGATATCTGTTCGTTGCGATGAAAGGCGGCACAGCAGACGGCCACGATTACATTCAGGATGCGATCGCGCGTGGTGCCTCGGCGGTGATCGGGGAACGCGACCTAGGCGGACTCTCCATCCCTTATCTGCGACTCGATGACACGCGTCGCGCGCTGACCTGGCTTGCCGCGGCCTTCCATGGCTTTCCCGCCCGCAAGCTGACCGTCATTGGCGTGACGGGCACGGACGGCAAAACCACCACCAGTAATCTTCTTTACAAGGTCATGGTTGCAGCAGGACTCAAAACAGGAATGATCTCGACCGTCAATGCGGTGATCGGCGATGAAATGCTAGATACGGGATTCCACGTCACAACGCCGGACGCGCATGATGTTCAGGCATATCTTGCAAGGATGGTGGACGCCGGGCTGACTCATGTTGTTTTGGAGACCACATCACACGGCTGGGCGCAATACCGCGTGGATGCCTGTGAGTTCGACATCGGTGTCGTAACCAATATCACGCACGAGCACATGGACCAGCACGGCGGCTATGAAAATTACCGCGCTGCGAAAGCTAGGCTTTTCAGCAGTCTCGAGTGGACTCGCGAAAAAACCCAGGGTAATCCGCGTTTGGGAGTGATCAACTTCGACGACGAAAAATCCTTCGGCTTTCTGAATGGGTTCATCAAAACAAAAAAGATCAACTATGGGTTGGGGGAGGGGGCGGACGTACGGGCCGAAGAAATCGGTTTCAACCCTTCAGGAATCCAATTTACCGCCGCAGCGATAGACTTTCGCGTAGGCATTTCGAGTAAATTGGTTGGGGCTTATAACATCTCGAACTGTCTTGCCGCGTTGACTGCCGCCGTTTATGGACTTGGCATTGACCCTGAGGTCGCAGCAAGGGGAATTGCCTCGCTCGAAGGAATCCCGGGCAGAATGGAGCGCATAGACATGGGCCAGAATTTCACTGCCATAGTGGATTTTGCCCATACTCCCAATGCTCTCAAGGTCTCACTCGAAGCCGGACGTACGATGACCGATAAACGCGTAATAGCTGTGTTTGGTTCGGCTGGTTTGCGCGATAAAGAAAAACGCCGCATGATGGCAGAGACTTCCGCTGAATTGGCAGATATGACTGTATTGACCGCTGAAGACCCGCGTATTGAGTCGTTGGATGGTATTCTCGAAGAAATGGCGCAAGGGGCGATCTCCAAAGGCGGCGTGGAGGGGAAGACCTTCTGGCGCGTACCTGACCGTGGCGAGGCGATCAAGTTTGCGTTGAGGCTTGCTCGGGAAGGCGATATTGTTCTATCCTGCGGGAAAGGGCATGAACAGTCCATGTGCTTTGGGAAGACCGAATATCTCTGGGATGACCGCACAGCGATGCGCGCCGCGCTGGCGGAATTTCTTGGGGCAAAAGGACCAGCGATGCCTTATTTGCCGACACAGGATAAGATGGAAGAGGAATGGCTTAAGGGATGA
- a CDS encoding Vacuolar H+transporting two-sector ATPase F subunit: MKILVIGHPDAVLGFSLAGVGGIVASTAEEANRALDEAQASKEVGIVLVTQDVAELIPARMEHLNLRSTIPLVVEIPSRGGVPEGQASLGDIVLRAIGIKL; encoded by the coding sequence ATGAAGATCCTGGTCATCGGTCATCCTGATGCGGTGTTGGGCTTCTCCCTGGCGGGCGTGGGTGGAATCGTGGCCTCCACCGCCGAGGAAGCCAACCGCGCATTGGACGAGGCGCAAGCCAGCAAGGAAGTCGGCATAGTTCTTGTCACGCAGGATGTGGCTGAATTGATCCCCGCTCGCATGGAACACCTGAACCTGCGGAGCACCATTCCATTGGTGGTGGAAATTCCATCGCGGGGCGGCGTTCCGGAGGGCCAGGCTTCTCTTGGCGACATCGTCCTGCGGGCGATCGGCATCAAGTTGTAG
- the atpE gene encoding ATP synthase F0 subunit C has translation MEGNILDAMRYVGAGLAMIGAAGAGVGIGLSVQGALTGMARNPDTYGNLLTNMILGIAFSEAIAIYCLVIAFLMLFKVV, from the coding sequence ATGGAAGGAAACATTCTGGATGCGATGCGCTATGTGGGCGCGGGCTTGGCGATGATCGGCGCCGCAGGCGCTGGTGTGGGAATCGGGCTCAGCGTGCAAGGCGCGCTTACGGGTATGGCTCGCAACCCCGATACTTACGGAAACCTCTTGACCAACATGATCCTGGGGATTGCGTTCTCTGAAGCGATCGCGATCTACTGTCTGGTCATTGCGTTCCTCATGCTCTTCAAGGTCGTATAA
- the atpF gene encoding F0F1 ATP synthase subunit B, with product MEALGINLGLLIVQIIAFIIVFLTLNAWVYKPMLDMMETRKKKIAQGLEDARIAAEARADAEKQAAKILADAQAEAGKTVREATERATVASKDVKAAAEAEAAQARESAVAEAELERNRILGDLRGQVAALAIAAANKLVGEALDEKKQRALLDEFFSGVKSGKIVVLDDVNFKGNSAEVTSALSLTEDEKAVVKKDLSSKVGATEVVFLVNPSILGGLVIKVGDKVMDGSVAGKLEGLRQSLK from the coding sequence ATGGAAGCATTAGGTATCAATCTTGGTCTCCTCATCGTCCAGATCATTGCGTTCATCATCGTGTTCCTCACGCTGAACGCCTGGGTGTACAAACCCATGCTGGATATGATGGAAACCCGCAAGAAGAAGATCGCACAAGGCTTGGAAGATGCACGTATCGCAGCCGAAGCCAGGGCTGACGCGGAAAAACAGGCGGCTAAGATCCTTGCCGATGCGCAGGCTGAAGCGGGAAAGACCGTCCGCGAAGCCACGGAACGGGCCACAGTCGCCAGCAAGGATGTGAAAGCTGCGGCTGAAGCGGAGGCCGCACAGGCGCGGGAGTCTGCGGTCGCGGAAGCCGAATTGGAGCGCAACCGCATCCTCGGCGATCTGCGCGGGCAGGTGGCGGCACTTGCGATCGCCGCCGCCAATAAACTCGTCGGGGAGGCGCTGGATGAAAAGAAACAACGTGCGCTCCTTGATGAATTCTTCTCCGGGGTGAAATCCGGGAAGATCGTCGTGCTGGACGATGTCAACTTCAAAGGCAATTCCGCCGAAGTGACGAGCGCGCTTTCGCTCACTGAAGACGAGAAAGCTGTTGTTAAGAAGGATCTTTCGAGCAAGGTCGGCGCGACGGAAGTTGTATTCCTTGTCAATCCGTCCATTCTGGGTGGGCTCGTCATCAAAGTGGGTGACAAGGTCATGGACGGCTCTGTTGCCGGAAAACTTGAAGGCCTGCGTCAAAGCTTGAAATAA
- a CDS encoding V-type ATP synthase subunit A, whose amino-acid sequence MSEQVGTITWISGPVVRARGSRHVGMLELVEVGTERLVGEVIGLKGDQMTVQVYEETAGMQTGAPIYGTGLPLSVELGPGLIQSIYDGVQRPLPLIEEAVGSFINRGARFDSISREKKWKFTPKVKVGDEVKGGAVLGSVMETDTFEHRIMLNPDDSGTVSWIAASGEYTVTDVIAKVKMGREEKSVTMLQRWPVRRARPFVSRRGANIPLITGQRILDTFFPVAKGGAAGIPGPFGSGKTVTQHSIAKWADAEIIVYIGCGERGNEMTEVLQEFPHLVDPRTGRPLMERTVLIANTSNMPVAAREASIYTGITIAEYYRDMGYHVALMADSTSRWAEALREVSGRLEEMPAEEGYPAYLAGRLAEFYERAGFVNNLNGTQGSVSIVGAVSPPGGDFSEPVTQHTKRFIRCFWALDKSLASARHFPAINWLDSYSEYLEDVASWWREKTGKDWLSMRNRAMELLSEESRLSQIVKLVGPDALPYTERMVLETTRLIREGILQQNATESVDAFSSVEKQIRMLELVLYFHERGMAIVRRGAPINLIHDLPVVDTIIRAKSTVTNEEMHKFDDIQKQIDQQMGQLDAEYRS is encoded by the coding sequence ATGAGCGAACAAGTTGGAACGATAACCTGGATCAGCGGACCCGTCGTCCGCGCCCGTGGTTCCCGTCATGTGGGCATGCTCGAACTTGTTGAAGTGGGTACCGAACGCCTGGTAGGTGAAGTGATCGGTCTTAAAGGCGACCAGATGACGGTTCAAGTGTACGAAGAAACGGCGGGCATGCAGACCGGCGCGCCGATCTATGGAACGGGATTGCCGCTTTCGGTGGAATTGGGTCCGGGATTGATCCAAAGCATTTACGACGGTGTTCAGCGGCCTCTTCCGTTGATCGAGGAGGCGGTGGGCTCCTTCATCAATCGCGGCGCCCGATTCGATTCGATCAGCCGCGAGAAAAAATGGAAATTTACACCCAAAGTGAAGGTCGGTGACGAAGTCAAAGGCGGCGCGGTTCTCGGCTCTGTGATGGAAACTGATACATTCGAACACCGCATTATGCTCAACCCGGACGACTCTGGCACGGTCTCTTGGATTGCGGCATCCGGCGAATACACAGTCACAGACGTCATCGCAAAAGTGAAAATGGGAAGGGAGGAAAAATCGGTCACGATGCTCCAGCGCTGGCCCGTTCGCCGGGCGCGACCGTTTGTGAGCCGCCGCGGAGCGAACATTCCTCTGATAACCGGTCAGCGGATTCTGGATACATTCTTCCCGGTCGCCAAAGGCGGCGCGGCAGGGATTCCCGGTCCTTTCGGATCCGGAAAAACCGTCACCCAGCACAGCATCGCCAAATGGGCGGATGCCGAGATCATCGTCTATATTGGATGCGGCGAACGCGGAAACGAAATGACCGAGGTGCTTCAGGAATTCCCGCATCTTGTCGACCCGAGAACTGGTCGCCCCTTAATGGAACGTACCGTGCTGATAGCGAATACGTCCAACATGCCTGTTGCGGCGCGCGAAGCCAGCATTTATACGGGGATCACCATCGCCGAGTATTATCGCGATATGGGCTACCACGTTGCGTTGATGGCAGACTCGACATCCCGTTGGGCGGAAGCCTTGCGTGAAGTATCGGGCCGTCTTGAAGAAATGCCCGCGGAAGAGGGCTACCCCGCCTATCTCGCCGGGCGTCTGGCTGAATTTTACGAGCGCGCGGGATTTGTGAATAATCTCAACGGCACGCAGGGGTCGGTCTCGATCGTTGGGGCGGTTTCGCCTCCCGGCGGCGACTTTTCCGAACCCGTAACCCAACACACCAAGCGCTTTATCCGCTGTTTCTGGGCATTGGATAAATCCCTCGCCTCGGCGCGACATTTCCCGGCCATCAACTGGCTGGACTCTTACTCGGAATATCTCGAGGATGTGGCTTCCTGGTGGCGGGAAAAGACCGGCAAGGACTGGCTTTCCATGCGCAACCGTGCCATGGAATTGTTGAGCGAGGAAAGCCGCCTCTCCCAGATCGTCAAACTTGTGGGTCCCGATGCGCTTCCTTATACGGAACGCATGGTACTCGAAACAACCCGCCTCATCCGTGAAGGGATTCTGCAGCAGAATGCCACTGAATCTGTGGATGCGTTCTCGTCGGTGGAAAAACAGATCCGTATGCTCGAACTGGTGCTGTACTTTCACGAGCGCGGCATGGCGATCGTCCGGCGGGGAGCGCCGATCAACTTGATCCACGATCTGCCCGTTGTGGATACGATCATTCGAGCCAAGTCCACTGTGACGAACGAGGAAATGCACAAATTCGACGACATTCAAAAACAGATTGACCAGCAGATGGGTCAATTGGATGCGGAGTACAGATCATGA
- a CDS encoding ATPase, producing MFLVFAVLVGLVPVIPAVIYLLQNGKSNPSQAVSRLVSGFNGFNFLVGLFAAGLAVVWFASPTSVLAAGAAQEAAVDQYATLAAALSTGLACIGAGIAVGGSGAAAVGATAEKPESFGRALIFVGLSEGIAIYGLIISFLVLP from the coding sequence ATGTTCTTGGTCTTTGCAGTACTGGTCGGTTTGGTCCCGGTGATTCCGGCGGTGATTTACCTGCTTCAAAACGGTAAATCCAACCCATCGCAGGCGGTATCCCGTCTTGTGAGCGGCTTCAATGGATTTAATTTCCTGGTCGGGTTGTTTGCTGCGGGTCTGGCGGTTGTTTGGTTTGCATCGCCAACATCGGTACTTGCGGCAGGCGCAGCCCAGGAGGCGGCAGTGGATCAATATGCGACCCTCGCTGCGGCGCTTTCCACGGGTCTTGCTTGCATCGGCGCGGGCATTGCGGTGGGCGGTTCCGGCGCTGCGGCAGTCGGCGCCACTGCAGAAAAACCTGAATCCTTCGGCCGCGCTTTGATCTTCGTGGGCCTATCCGAAGGGATCGCCATCTACGGCTTGATCATCTCCTTCCTCGTGCTTCCGTAA
- a CDS encoding AtpZ/AtpI family protein, which translates to MAQSEQKGRNILNTLLVVMIGQVGCLTLVVIMASVFLGLWLDGVFDTKPVFTLILLFAGIPVSVLLMLFVSRRTLAKLQEKYETKEKEQ; encoded by the coding sequence ATGGCACAATCGGAACAAAAGGGTCGTAATATTCTAAATACCCTGCTCGTTGTGATGATTGGGCAGGTCGGTTGTCTGACCCTGGTTGTCATTATGGCTTCGGTATTCCTCGGGCTCTGGCTCGATGGGGTGTTCGATACGAAGCCCGTTTTTACCCTGATTTTGCTTTTTGCAGGCATTCCTGTCTCGGTGCTGCTGATGTTGTTTGTTTCCCGCAGGACGCTGGCAAAATTGCAGGAAAAATATGAGACCAAAGAAAAGGAACAATAA
- a CDS encoding V-type ATP synthase subunit D: protein MPQINIAPTRTNLIRLKKELRFAKEGYEILDRKREALTGELVRVAKEADALQKEVWRLLDIAYDAMEKARLVMGSDHVEWASLAVNKTVDVHLRLRGVMGVAIPQIEARGEPPKLPYSPGDTSAVLDEASDAFREVLLRIPQLSMLTAAVWRLANELRKTQRRVNALQHIFIPQYRHQIEFIVSSLEEREREETFRLKWLKTKMTKAKAEG, encoded by the coding sequence ATGCCTCAAATTAATATTGCTCCCACCCGCACGAACCTGATCCGTCTCAAGAAGGAATTGCGATTTGCGAAAGAAGGGTACGAGATCCTTGATCGCAAACGCGAAGCTCTGACAGGCGAACTGGTTCGTGTGGCGAAAGAGGCGGATGCGCTTCAAAAAGAGGTCTGGAGGCTGCTTGATATCGCCTACGATGCGATGGAAAAGGCGCGTCTTGTCATGGGCTCCGACCATGTGGAATGGGCGTCGCTGGCGGTCAATAAAACCGTGGATGTCCATCTGCGCCTGCGCGGCGTGATGGGAGTCGCAATCCCCCAGATCGAGGCGCGCGGCGAGCCGCCGAAACTTCCCTACAGCCCCGGAGATACTTCTGCGGTGCTTGATGAAGCCAGCGACGCATTTCGCGAGGTTCTATTGCGCATCCCGCAGCTTTCCATGTTGACCGCGGCGGTGTGGAGGCTTGCCAACGAATTGCGCAAGACCCAGCGGCGCGTCAACGCGCTCCAGCACATCTTTATTCCGCAGTACAGGCACCAGATCGAATTTATCGTCAGTTCCCTGGAAGAGCGCGAACGCGAGGAAACCTTTCGGTTAAAATGGCTGAAAACAAAGATGACCAAGGCGAAAGCTGAAGGTTAG
- a CDS encoding V-type ATP synthase subunit B: MSDVTVQGGQEVLGVGRIEGPILVVEGGANVRYDEVVEIQDSRGQVRRGRVLEVGEGFAVIQAFAGSTGLSIDGTRVRFLGNTLHIPVAEEMLGRIFDGLGNPIDGGPEPLTDRYMDVNGQPINPTARIYPRDYIQTGISTIDGVNTLLRGQKLPLFSGAGMPHDQLAAQIVRQATLGKIAGAPPTEGEEFAIVFAAMGVKNDVADYFRRSFTESGALTRVAMFLNLADDPPVERIVTPRAALTLAEYLAYELEKHVLVVLTDMTNYGEALRQISNVRGEVPSRKGYPGYLYSDLASMYERTGRIRTSKGSITQIPILTMPNDDITHPMPDLTGYITEGQIVLGRELNFAGIYPPVAVLPSLSRLMKDGIGKNRTRDDHPRWGAQLYAAYARTQDVRALASVIGEEELSDVDQKYLKFGRAFEREFVNQSFTENRSIERTLEIGWKLLSILPKKELTRVTLDEIAQYYKGDDASN; encoded by the coding sequence ATGAGCGATGTAACAGTACAAGGCGGACAGGAAGTTCTCGGCGTCGGGCGCATCGAGGGACCGATTTTGGTGGTCGAAGGCGGCGCGAACGTCCGCTACGACGAAGTCGTTGAAATCCAGGATTCACGCGGTCAGGTTCGGCGTGGACGCGTGCTCGAAGTGGGTGAGGGATTCGCAGTCATCCAGGCATTTGCCGGTTCCACCGGTCTTTCGATTGACGGTACCCGTGTGAGATTCCTGGGTAATACTCTTCACATTCCCGTTGCAGAGGAGATGCTCGGGCGCATCTTCGACGGCCTGGGCAATCCCATCGACGGCGGTCCCGAACCGTTGACCGACCGCTACATGGATGTGAACGGACAGCCGATCAACCCGACGGCGCGTATCTATCCGCGAGATTATATTCAGACAGGGATCTCCACGATCGATGGTGTGAACACACTTTTGCGCGGACAGAAACTTCCATTGTTCTCCGGTGCCGGCATGCCCCACGACCAACTTGCAGCGCAGATCGTGCGCCAGGCGACTCTGGGTAAGATTGCAGGAGCGCCGCCAACTGAAGGGGAGGAATTCGCCATCGTATTCGCCGCGATGGGAGTGAAGAACGATGTGGCGGATTACTTCCGCCGCTCGTTCACCGAAAGCGGGGCGCTCACCCGGGTGGCGATGTTCCTTAATCTCGCGGACGATCCCCCGGTCGAGCGTATCGTCACTCCACGCGCGGCATTGACGCTGGCGGAATACCTTGCCTACGAACTCGAAAAACATGTTCTGGTCGTATTGACCGACATGACCAACTATGGCGAAGCCCTGCGTCAGATATCGAACGTGCGCGGCGAAGTACCGAGCCGAAAAGGGTACCCCGGCTATCTCTATAGCGATCTGGCGTCGATGTATGAACGAACCGGACGCATCCGCACGAGCAAAGGATCGATCACGCAGATCCCGATCCTGACCATGCCGAACGATGACATCACGCATCCAATGCCCGACCTGACCGGTTACATCACAGAAGGGCAGATCGTGCTGGGTCGTGAGCTAAATTTCGCCGGTATCTATCCTCCCGTTGCCGTCCTGCCGAGCCTTTCGCGTTTGATGAAGGACGGCATCGGCAAGAACCGCACGCGCGACGATCATCCGCGTTGGGGTGCGCAGTTATATGCGGCGTATGCCCGCACACAAGATGTGCGTGCTCTTGCCTCCGTGATCGGCGAGGAGGAACTTTCGGATGTGGACCAGAAATACCTCAAGTTCGGACGCGCTTTCGAAAGGGAATTCGTCAACCAGAGTTTTACAGAAAACCGCTCCATCGAACGGACGCTCGAGATCGGCTGGAAACTGCTTTCGATCCTCCCGAAGAAGGAATTGACCCGCGTCACTCTCGACGAGATCGCACAATACTACAAGGGCGACGATGCCTCAAATTAA
- a CDS encoding V-type ATPase subunit: MASGVSGYAAISTRVRAMYSYLFTPQDMIRLSDSPDFMSLVGALKTSPYGKYLTGLKDNELTPRRVILQIKNRLADSYSSVVQQSPEQTRPLIKQMFRYYEVGNLKAVMRSIQTVAPWNSEIAAWDRVREVLFPLGSTASIPAQAMVESGSVASAVDLLHGTPYEATMSFAMKRFSAEQNLFPLEVALDLDYWRRLWSEAKKLSGKDREMGVKIIGSLLDMNNLMWVIRYKIYHKLSEEELINYTLPFGFRVRDEDVRAIAAGSDIAATVSRVYPGIPDVNALLEHPQSGLPKLEQQLKRQVMRQCVAAFIGDPFHIGIPLAYLILSDFEIQDLTVLIEAKSSGVSDEEYRGLLLKTKMIQ, from the coding sequence ATGGCGAGCGGCGTTTCCGGTTACGCGGCGATCAGCACCCGGGTGCGGGCAATGTATTCCTATTTGTTCACCCCGCAGGATATGATCCGTCTGAGCGATTCACCTGATTTCATGTCCTTGGTGGGCGCGTTGAAGACATCGCCTTATGGAAAATATCTCACCGGACTCAAAGACAACGAACTGACACCGCGGCGTGTCATCCTTCAGATCAAGAACAGGCTGGCAGACTCCTATTCCAGCGTCGTCCAGCAGTCTCCGGAACAGACCCGTCCGTTGATCAAGCAGATGTTCCGTTATTACGAGGTGGGTAATTTAAAAGCTGTCATGCGCAGTATTCAAACAGTTGCTCCATGGAATTCAGAAATTGCAGCATGGGATCGCGTGCGTGAAGTGCTCTTCCCTCTGGGATCGACCGCCTCCATCCCCGCCCAGGCAATGGTGGAATCGGGCAGCGTCGCCTCTGCTGTGGACCTGCTGCATGGTACGCCGTATGAAGCGACCATGTCCTTCGCGATGAAACGTTTTTCCGCGGAGCAGAATCTCTTCCCCCTGGAAGTGGCTCTTGACCTGGACTACTGGCGGAGGCTGTGGTCTGAAGCAAAGAAACTCTCCGGCAAGGACCGGGAAATGGGAGTCAAGATCATAGGCTCCCTGCTCGATATGAACAATTTGATGTGGGTGATTCGATACAAGATCTATCACAAGCTTTCAGAAGAGGAATTGATCAATTACACCCTGCCGTTTGGCTTCCGCGTCAGGGACGAGGATGTCCGCGCGATCGCGGCAGGTTCGGATATTGCCGCGACGGTCTCGCGTGTCTACCCGGGAATTCCCGATGTGAACGCTCTGTTGGAACACCCGCAGTCCGGTTTGCCGAAATTGGAGCAGCAGCTCAAGCGCCAGGTGATGCGGCAGTGTGTGGCGGCTTTCATCGGCGACCCATTCCATATCGGCATCCCGCTAGCTTACCTCATCTTAAGCGATTTTGAAATCCAGGATCTGACCGTCCTGATCGAAGCGAAATCCTCCGGGGTTTCGGACGAGGAATACCGCGGATTGCTACTGAAGACGAAGATGATCCAATGA
- a CDS encoding NAD(P)-binding domain-containing protein: protein MNIAVLGSGEVGRTIGSKLVQLGHDVMIGSREEANPRAVAWAKEEKHNALFGTFANAAEFGEIIFNCTLGSATLDALYLAGAKYLRGKILIDTSNPLDYSDEKHWKLIICNTDSLGEQIQRAFPETYVVKTLNTVYCTVMVDPDKLVERTDIFVSGNSADAKARVIKILHDWFHWKHIIDLGDITTSRAVEMYSLLWRSLRLSTGSHRFNIKVVST, encoded by the coding sequence ATGAATATCGCAGTATTGGGTTCGGGAGAAGTGGGGCGGACGATTGGCTCGAAATTGGTGCAGTTGGGCCATGATGTAATGATAGGCTCAAGGGAGGAAGCCAACCCGAGAGCGGTTGCCTGGGCAAAGGAGGAGAAGCATAACGCGCTTTTTGGAACCTTTGCCAATGCGGCGGAATTTGGTGAGATCATATTTAATTGCACGCTCGGTTCGGCGACGCTCGATGCGCTGTACTTGGCTGGTGCTAAATATCTGCGGGGCAAGATCCTGATCGACACCTCCAACCCACTGGATTATTCCGACGAAAAACATTGGAAACTTATAATCTGCAATACTGATTCGCTCGGCGAGCAGATTCAGCGCGCATTCCCCGAAACCTATGTGGTCAAGACATTGAACACGGTCTATTGCACTGTGATGGTGGACCCGGACAAACTTGTGGAGCGGACGGATATTTTCGTCAGCGGCAACAGCGCGGATGCCAAGGCGCGGGTGATCAAGATCCTGCACGATTGGTTCCATTGGAAACACATCATTGATCTCGGTGATATCACCACCTCGCGCGCTGTCGAGATGTACTCTTTGTTGTGGCGCAGCTTGAGACTCTCCACCGGCTCGCACCGATTCAATATCAAGGTCGTATCGACTTAA
- the atpB gene encoding F0F1 ATP synthase subunit A — translation MAGLETQKRTPWRRWIVLVLMIAGFILGGIFIPIQPEIVVAPEKLSYEPLFTLPVIGSFYLVNTLPTLAITIVLLIVIAFYTNRSIKRSAQTDMVPSGIGNLMEALVEMLYNLTEGSAGAKWARAIFPWFATIMIYVLFANLLKLVPGFESIGLIKEAHGEHGYAVQGMFLTAEEGHYVIYPFLRGISVDLNFTAALAIISVVMIQVIGFRAQGLGYLSKFFNTRRMFKVPFFGAMDFLVGLLELISELSKILSFAFRLFGNMFAGIVLVAIVAGLLGRISILPAMVMMFELFVGIIQAFVFGMLTMVFMAQATQGHGEHEEHEDSHVEAAHEI, via the coding sequence ATGGCGGGCTTGGAAACCCAAAAACGCACCCCCTGGCGGCGGTGGATCGTCCTGGTCCTCATGATCGCAGGCTTTATCCTTGGCGGGATCTTTATTCCCATTCAGCCTGAGATCGTGGTTGCCCCGGAAAAACTGAGTTATGAGCCTTTGTTCACCCTTCCGGTGATTGGCTCGTTCTATCTTGTGAATACGCTTCCCACGTTGGCAATTACGATTGTGTTGCTGATTGTGATTGCGTTTTACACCAACCGCTCCATTAAACGGAGCGCGCAGACGGATATGGTACCGAGCGGGATCGGCAACCTGATGGAAGCTTTGGTCGAGATGCTCTATAACCTGACCGAAGGTTCTGCGGGCGCCAAGTGGGCGCGGGCGATTTTCCCCTGGTTTGCAACCATCATGATCTATGTGTTGTTCGCAAACCTGTTGAAACTGGTCCCCGGCTTTGAGTCCATCGGTCTCATTAAAGAAGCGCATGGTGAACACGGTTATGCCGTGCAAGGCATGTTCCTGACTGCTGAAGAAGGGCACTATGTGATTTACCCCTTCCTGCGTGGTATTTCAGTGGATCTGAACTTCACTGCCGCGCTGGCGATCATCTCTGTGGTGATGATCCAGGTGATTGGCTTCCGCGCGCAGGGCCTCGGCTATTTGAGCAAGTTCTTCAATACGCGCCGGATGTTCAAGGTACCGTTCTTTGGCGCAATGGACTTTTTGGTCGGCTTGCTGGAGTTGATCTCGGAGCTCTCGAAGATTCTCTCCTTTGCCTTCCGTCTCTTCGGTAACATGTTTGCGGGTATCGTATTGGTGGCCATTGTGGCGGGTTTGTTGGGTCGTATTTCGATCCTGCCGGCGATGGTGATGATGTTCGAATTGTTCGTCGGTATCATTCAGGCGTTCGTATTCGGTATGCTGACCATGGTGTTCATGGCGCAAGCCACGCAAGGTCACGGCGAGCATGAGGAGCATGAAGACTCTCATGTGGAAGCGGCGCACGAAATCTAA